The genomic interval TGTCCCTCCTCACCGGCGGGATCAGCGTGATCGCGTTGAGCCGGCTGGCGCTCGTGCGGCGCGAAAGCGACAGGCGTGCGGTCACCGACGGGCTGACCGGCCTGGCCGACCGTGCCCGCTTCCGTGAGACGTCGAGGCGGGCGCTGGCCGGCGGTGAGCGCTCCGGTCGGCTCAGCGCCGTGCTGGTGCTCAACCTGAACGGCTTCAAGCAGGTGAACGACACCCTCGGGGACGACGGGGGCGACCTTGTGCTGGTCGCGTTCGCCCAGGCGATGCGCGCGAGCGTGCCGCCATGGGGGGTGCCGTGCCGGCTCGGCGGGGACGAGTTCGCGGTGGTGCTTCCGGACCTCGACTTCCCCGAGCAGGCGTACGACGTCGCCGGCGCCGTGACCTCGGTGCTGTCGCCCGTGGTGGTCGACGGCCGGCTGGTGCCGCTCGCCGCGAGCATCGGCATCGCCGTCTCGGGGCCGGGCGAGCTGACCCACGACCTGCTTGTGCACCGGGCCGACGTGGCCATGCGCCGGGCCAAGCGGCTGGGACCGCAGACCCGCTGGGCCGTCTGGCAGGAGTCGTTCGAGCAGGACACCCCCGCGGCGGCCTGACCCAGCGGCTTCGTCCAGTGCTTCATCGGCCCGGCCGGGTTCGTCCTTGGCTCATCGGCCGGGCGAGATTCACGACGGCTCGTCGCCGCCCGTCTTCCGGCCGGTGCTTCGTCGGCCCGGCGGCTTCGTCCTGTGAGTCGTCGGCCCGGCGGGTTCGTCCTGTGAGTCGTCGGCCCGGCCGGTTCGTCCCGTGCGTCGTCGGCCCGGCCGGGTTCGTCCGTGGCTCATCGGGCGAGGGATCACGGCGGCTCGTCGCCGCCCGTCCTCCGGCCGGTGTTCGGCAACGCGTGCAGCGGGCCTGCGCCGGCGGCAATGTCCACAGCGCTACTCTGCCACCATGCCGACCATCTTCACGCAGATCATCAACGGCGACCTGCCCGGGCGGATCGTCTGGTCCGACGAGCGGGTGGCCGCGTTCCTCACGATCGCGCCGCTGACCGCCGGGCACACGCTGGTCGTGCCGCGCGAGGAGATCGACGACTGGACCGAGCTGCCGGCCGACCTGCACGGCCACCTCATGTCGGTCAGCCACACGATCGGCGCGGCGCTCAAGAAGTCGTACGGCTCCCCGCGGGTCGGCATGGTGATCGCCGGTTTCGAGGTGCCGCACGCCCACGTGCACGTGTTCCCGGCGTACGAGATGGCCGATTTCGACTTCTCGCGCGTCGACCCGAACGTGCCCGCCGAGCGCCTCGACGAGGACCTGAAGCGGATCCAGGCCGCCCTGTAGCGTCCCGCTGTCCCGGCGTCGGTGGCGCCCGCGTCGAACGCTGTCCCGCTGTCCCGGCGTCGGTAGCGCCCGCGTCGAACGCTGTCCCGCTGTCCCGGTCTGCCGTGGTCTGCCGCTATTTGTCGCAGGCCACGCCGTCGCCGTCGCGGTCCAGGTCGTAGATGTCGTCGCCGATCACGGTGACCGGGCCACGCACGTACGCGGGACCGTTGCCGCTGCCACCGGCACAGTCGACGTCGCTCGCGATCGGCACGCACCCGCTGTAGTTCGGGTCGCACTTGCTCGCCCGCTTGGTCCCCACGGCGACCACCTCGGTGACGGGCTGCCGCTTGACCACGGTCTTGACGACCCGGCGGCCCGTCATCTCGCCGTCGGTGTACGTGATCTCCCACGTCACCGTCTTCACCCCGGCAACACCCTTTTCCCGTACGCGGGTCTCGCCCTTGGCCAGGTTGCTGTCCTTGACCTTCCGGGTCTTGAACGGGATCGTCCCGTCGACGGTCATGTTCTTCTTGACGACGGCCGCCGTGGGAGGCGGCGCGCTCGTTGCCGTTGCGGTCGCTGTCTCCGCTGCGGTCGCCGTCGCTGGGTCTGACTCTGTCTCTGCGGGCGGCTCCGTCTCCTGCGGGCCGGCGGCCGTGGTCCCGATCGCCCCGACGTCGGCGACCCGGTCGGTCTTCGAACCGTCGTCCCCCGCGAAGGCGCCACCCACCACCACGCCCCCGCAACATGGCAGAAGAAGTGCCGCCGCGATCAGTCCCACGCGCTGCAACGGCGTGAGCCGCCGCCAAAATCCCTGTTGGTGCGGTGTCCGATAGGTCACCGGGCCAGTGTGAACGTCCCTTTGCGCCCGCGCGTCGTCACTTCGGCCGACCACCCCTCAACGAAAGAGCCCAACCCCGAACGCCTCTTTGCCCACCCGTTCCGGCATCCTCAACCCGATCCCCGGTAGGAGCCACAGCCACCCGGTGGCGACCCCGTACGCGGTCGGGGGCGACGATCCCCCACCCGGGGGAGACAGGAAGCGACAGTACCGCTTGTCAAGCCGGCAACCGGCTTTGTCCACAGGCGGCGACGTGCCGGCATTCGTGCGGACCGGGCGTCCTGCGGCCACCCCCGAATCCACTTGGGGACTGTAAAACGAACGAACGGTGTAACTCCTGATCGAGGAGACGCACCTGATGACTGTCACGACGGATGCCGTGGATACGTCCGCGGTGGCGAAGAAGAAGACTCCGGCATCTACGCCCGAAGGGGTGGACGCTGAGCTGGTCGGCGGGCTGGTCGAGCAGGCCCGCGCAGCGGACCCTGCGCCCGCTGTGGGCCGACATCCGTCGCCGTGGATGGCTATGGTGCCTTCGTGGACATCGGGGAGCCAGGGAAGCGCGCCCGGCTGTGGAAGATCAAGCGGCCCGGCGGCGTCTACTGGTTCGACCTCCGGGTGATCGCCGAGGATCCGGACGGCAGCTGGCTCGGGGGGCCGGTCGGAACGCCCTGGTGCGCCCCGCACGATCGTGGGACGTTTCCCGTGCCGGTCGTCGTGTGGCTGGCGGCCGGGCGGCCCTGGGCGGCCTGGTGGGTCGGCGACCCGGGGGACAGGCGGCTGGAGATCGACGTGTGCCTGCCTCCGGAGCCGGTGGAGGACGGCTGGCGGTACGTCGATCTGGAGCTGGACCCGGTGCTGCACGTGCGGGACGGCCGGGTTGAGATCGAGGACTGGGACGAGTACGAGGAGGCGCGCCTGCGGGGCTGGATGACCGAGCGGGACGCCGAGCTGGCGCGCGTCACGGCGGAGGCGTGCGCCGAGTTGCTGAAGGCCGGTGCGGAGCCGTGGCTGGACCGTGGCTGGCAACTGCTGAACAGCTGAACCCACGAACGAAGGGCGCTGCCGATGAACGCCGACGCCGTGATGGCCCGTATCGGCGAGGCCGTCGCCATGCACCATCAACAGGGGCGGCGTGCGGACGCGTACGGGATGTTCGCCCGGATCTGGGACGAGATCGGCGGGGAGCGGGGCGATCCGTTGCATGTCTGCGTGCTGGCCCACTCGATGGCCGACGTCCAGGACGAGGTCGCGCAGGAACTGCTGTGGGATCTGCGCGCGCTGGCCGCGGCCGGGCGGCTCACCGACGATCGGGTCGGGGAGGCCGGCGTGCCGCTGCAGGTCGCCGGGTTGTATCCGTCGTTGCACCTCAACCTGGCCGACTGCTATCGGAAGCTCGACGACCTCGACCGCGCCCGTGAGCACCTGGAGAAGGCTCGGGCCGGGATGGGCGCGCTTGCCGACGACGACTACGGGCGGCTGATCCGCAGCGGCCTGGACAGGCTGGCCCGGCAGCTCGAGCCGCCCGCGTGAAAGAAGCAAAACGTCTACGCCTATGTGCAAACTCGGGCGCCGGGCGGGGTCACGAAGCCGCCTCGCCTCGCATACGGTGAATGCACGTTCCGTGACGACGAGGGGGTCCACGTGCGGCTCATCCCCGGAATTCTCGCGCTCTCGCTGGCTTTCGTGCTGGTCGAGGCGGCCCCGGCCAGTGCCGCGGCGCCCGGCGGCCGTCTCCTTGTGCTCGACGACCGTGACGGCGGGCAGGGAGTCTTCAGCATGCGCGCCCGCGGCGGTGACGTGCGCCGCCTCAACCTCAACATTCCCCCGTACGGGCATCCCGACTACTCGCCCGACGGCAAGCGCGTCGCCTACACCGACGTCTGGAGCGTCTACACCGTCAAGGCCGACGGCACCGACCGGCGGTGGGTCATCGACGGCCCCTCGGTTCCGGCCTATCCGCGCTGGTCGCCGGACGGCACCGAGGTCGGTTTCGAGTCCGGCAACATCATGGCGGGCGCGGTCGCAGCACCGGCCGGGCGTCCGGTTTACACGGCGTCGGACAGCGGGTCGCTGACCTTCGACTGGTCACCCGACGGCCGCTTCGTCGCGGTCGTGCAGTCGTGGGCGGTCGGCGGCGAGCCGTGGGACCCGGTCTACGCCCGCGACATCTGGATCGCCCGCTCGGACGGCTCGAACGTCGCTCGCCGGCTGACCACCCGCGCGGAAACCTGGGACCCGTACCGCATCGCGTGGAGCCCCCACGGCCGTACGCTCGCCGTCGAGGCCCTGGGTGACCTGTGGACGATCGACGTGCGCACCGGCGCGGTCACCAACCTCACCGCCACGCCCGGGGTGGCCGAGTCGAGCCCGATCTGGTCGCCCGACAGCCGGGTGCTCGCTTTCGGCCGTCAGGCCGCCGGCGCCACCGGCCCGCAGGTGTGGTTGCGCCCGGCCGCCGCCCGCGGCGACGCCGGCCGCAGCCTGTCCGTCACCGGCATCCCGACGAGCTGGCACTGACCCCTGCAGCGCGGACACCCGCGACAACGTCGACCCCGACGAGGTGGCGCTGATCCCTGCGACGTGGACATCCGCGACGACGTCGATCCCGCCGACCGGGCGGCCCGCCCTCATCCGCGCCTGTTCCGCCCGGTCAATGGCCTCTCACAAGTCTCCTTTCGAAGGTAAGCCGCGCCTATTTCTGCCGTGGGCCGGTCGCCGGTCTGGCCTTCTGCGGGTGCATCGACTCGTGGCGGGCGAGCATGGCGACGAACTCGCCGATCTTCCGCTCGCGGGTCTCGGCCCGCTTGACGGCGTTCAGCCGGTAGATCATCGCGAACCGGTTGGCCTTGGTCAGGACGTCGAACATGGCCTGGGCGTCCGGGTCGGCAGCGATCGCCGTGAGCAGGTCGGCGGGCACCTCGGCCTCCGAGGGCGGGGCGTAGGCGGCCGCCCACCGCCCGTCCGCTTTCGCCGCCTCGACCGCCGCCCGGCCCGCGGGCAGCATCCGCCCCTGCTCCTCCAGCCGGGCCACATGAAGAACATTGCGCTGCGACCACGCGCTCCGAGCCCGCCGCGGCGTCAGGCGGATCCACGAGATCGACTCGTTCCCCTTCCGCGCCTGGCCGTCTATCCACCCGGCGCACAGGGCCTCGTCGACCGCCTGCTGCCAGGTCAGCGTGGTGACGGTGCCACCTTTACGCCCGAGCGCGAGCCACACCCCGTCCGAGCTGGTGTGGTTTTCCAGCAGCCACACCCGCAGCCCCTCGGCGTCGGCCACCACCAGCTCTTCCAACTCCCGATCCGCCATGCCCGGCAGGCTATCCGCACCCCCCGACAACTTTCCGCGGCCCAGCGCCGAGCCGTCCCGCGCGATCGCCGGCCTCAGGTGTCTCTATCGCCGGCCTCAGGTGTCTCTGACGGTGGCTGTTCGGCCGTGGCGGGCATGTCCGGGGTGTTGGCGAGGCCGGCGACCAGCAGGCGGACCAGGCGCCGGGCGTCGTATCGGGGGTTGCTGCCCGCGCAGAGGCCACCGACGCCGTACATGAGCTCGGCGGCGTCCTGGCCCGGGCGGATCTGGCCGGCGTCGGCCGCGGCCGCGAGCAACTCGGTGCAGACGGGTTCGAGGCGGTCCAGGAAGTAGGAGTGCAGCGGGTCGTAGCAGCTGTCGTCGGACTGCAGGACCCGGGCCAGGCCGAGCTTGGTGACCACGAAGTCGACGAGCAGGCCGACCCAGGTCTGCAGGGCGGCGTACGGGGAAGGGCTGGTTCTGAGCAGGCGGGGGCCGGCCTCGGCGAGCGCTTCGACCTGGTGGCGATAGACGGCGACGATCAGGTCGGCGCGGGTGGGGAAGTGCCGGTAGATGGTGGCCGTGCCGACCCCGGCCTCGGCGGCGATGTCGCGGAGGGGCGCCTCGACGCCGGAGCGTACGAAGATCGTCGCGGCCGCGCCGAGCAGGGCTTCCTGGTTGCGCCGGGCGTCAGCACGCTTGTGCCTCGGGGCTGTGTCGCCCACCACACCACCTCCGTCGTACCTAAACGGGACACTGTCCCGTATCTTCAAACGGGACGATGTCCCGGATTTTAGCCGACGAGAGGATCCCTCATGACCACATACCTGCTCGTGCACGGCGCCTGGCACAGCGGACAGGCCTGGGAGCGAGTGGCTCCGCTGCTCACCGCCGCCGGCCACCGGGTTCTGGCGCCCACGCTGACCGGCCACGGCAGCGCGCCGTTCGACCCCGAGGCAGGGCTGGAGACGTACGTCGCCGACGTCAAGCGGGTGCTGGACGAGCACGATCTCGCCGACGTGGTGCTCGTGGGTCACAGCT from Paractinoplanes brasiliensis carries:
- a CDS encoding GGDEF domain-containing protein, whose product is MLTRRVPVARVGPALLCAAVLGALILFAAIRVDAPLLWGGLSLLTGGISVIALSRLALVRRESDRRAVTDGLTGLADRARFRETSRRALAGGERSGRLSAVLVLNLNGFKQVNDTLGDDGGDLVLVAFAQAMRASVPPWGVPCRLGGDEFAVVLPDLDFPEQAYDVAGAVTSVLSPVVVDGRLVPLAASIGIAVSGPGELTHDLLVHRADVAMRRAKRLGPQTRWAVWQESFEQDTPAAA
- a CDS encoding HIT family protein translates to MPTIFTQIINGDLPGRIVWSDERVAAFLTIAPLTAGHTLVVPREEIDDWTELPADLHGHLMSVSHTIGAALKKSYGSPRVGMVIAGFEVPHAHVHVFPAYEMADFDFSRVDPNVPAERLDEDLKRIQAAL
- a CDS encoding G5 domain-containing protein translates to MTYRTPHQQGFWRRLTPLQRVGLIAAALLLPCCGGVVVGGAFAGDDGSKTDRVADVGAIGTTAAGPQETEPPAETESDPATATAAETATATATSAPPPTAAVVKKNMTVDGTIPFKTRKVKDSNLAKGETRVREKGVAGVKTVTWEITYTDGEMTGRRVVKTVVKRQPVTEVVAVGTKRASKCDPNYSGCVPIASDVDCAGGSGNGPAYVRGPVTVIGDDIYDLDRDGDGVACDK
- a CDS encoding DUF402 domain-containing protein translates to MDIGEPGKRARLWKIKRPGGVYWFDLRVIAEDPDGSWLGGPVGTPWCAPHDRGTFPVPVVVWLAAGRPWAAWWVGDPGDRRLEIDVCLPPEPVEDGWRYVDLELDPVLHVRDGRVEIEDWDEYEEARLRGWMTERDAELARVTAEACAELLKAGAEPWLDRGWQLLNS
- a CDS encoding TolB family protein: MRLIPGILALSLAFVLVEAAPASAAAPGGRLLVLDDRDGGQGVFSMRARGGDVRRLNLNIPPYGHPDYSPDGKRVAYTDVWSVYTVKADGTDRRWVIDGPSVPAYPRWSPDGTEVGFESGNIMAGAVAAPAGRPVYTASDSGSLTFDWSPDGRFVAVVQSWAVGGEPWDPVYARDIWIARSDGSNVARRLTTRAETWDPYRIAWSPHGRTLAVEALGDLWTIDVRTGAVTNLTATPGVAESSPIWSPDSRVLAFGRQAAGATGPQVWLRPAAARGDAGRSLSVTGIPTSWH
- a CDS encoding YdeI/OmpD-associated family protein; the encoded protein is MADRELEELVVADAEGLRVWLLENHTSSDGVWLALGRKGGTVTTLTWQQAVDEALCAGWIDGQARKGNESISWIRLTPRRARSAWSQRNVLHVARLEEQGRMLPAGRAAVEAAKADGRWAAAYAPPSEAEVPADLLTAIAADPDAQAMFDVLTKANRFAMIYRLNAVKRAETRERKIGEFVAMLARHESMHPQKARPATGPRQK
- a CDS encoding TetR/AcrR family transcriptional regulator, producing MVGDTAPRHKRADARRNQEALLGAAATIFVRSGVEAPLRDIAAEAGVGTATIYRHFPTRADLIVAVYRHQVEALAEAGPRLLRTSPSPYAALQTWVGLLVDFVVTKLGLARVLQSDDSCYDPLHSYFLDRLEPVCTELLAAAADAGQIRPGQDAAELMYGVGGLCAGSNPRYDARRLVRLLVAGLANTPDMPATAEQPPSETPEAGDRDT